The Natronocella acetinitrilica genomic sequence GGCCACAGCAGCGGCTAGCCAGAATGCATACCGCAGACGCGCGTTGCCACGTTTGGAGAGGCGGTAGCTGCTTTTCGACTGGCCGCTTTGCGAGGCCGCGAGATTGAACCCGCAGAACGCCAGATACTGCCGGTGATGCCGAAACCGTCGTAGGTCGCCACTCTCGGCAAGGATCGTGAGCGCGATGATCGGGCCCACACCCGGTAGCGTTCGCAGGCGGCGGTAATCCGGGTTCGGACTCAAGAGTTGTTCGGCACCGCGCTCCAGATCCTTGCGCTGGGCCGTGAGATCCAGATAGCGCTGAATCTGGAGTCGGTAGGTCATCACAGCAGGGCTGTCCACCGGGACGGGAAGTCCCATACTGCCGCGAGCCAACTCATAGAGCTCGTTCAGAAAACGTTGCTTCGCGACTTTGCGGCCAACCACATCCCAAGCCTGTTCAATGAATGTCGCGCGGTCCAAGGCCTGGATGCTGGCCGGGACGGGAAACCGCAACAGAAACCGGCAGAACCACTCCGCCCGGCTGGTGTGCAGGTAGCGCTCCATCTCCGGGAAGTACAGCGCCAGGTAGTGGTTCACCAGGCTGTGCTGGCAACGGGTACGTGCCAGCGCGATCTGGTGATAGGTGTTCGAGAACTCCTGGATATCCAGATAACCGGCGCGTAGCGGGTCTTCGAAAGGATGTGTGACACCGTGCTCGAGAAGGTACAGGATCACCATGGCGTCCCTGCGGTCGTGCTTGTCCCAAGAGGTAAACAACGCCTCCCGAATACGTGCGCAGGCAAGTGAGGATGCCAGGTGTACCTCGATCCCGGCTTCAGCGAGTTGGTAGGCGATCGGCCGATGGAAATCGGCCGTGGGTTCCAGTGCGGATCGCACCGGCAGATCATGCGCAAGCAGGTAATCACAAAGCCGTAGATGCTCCGCCCGCGTGTTGGCGACCTTGAAA encodes the following:
- a CDS encoding IS110 family transposase, producing MTANTKSRFYGLLVAVDVAKRYHDVLVQWPDGHQRAFKVANTRAEHLRLCDYLLAHDLPVRSALEPTADFHRPIAYQLAEAGIEVHLASSLACARIREALFTSWDKHDRRDAMVILYLLEHGVTHPFEDPLRAGYLDIQEFSNTYHQIALARTRCQHSLVNHYLALYFPEMERYLHTSRAEWFCRFLLRFPVPASIQALDRATFIEQAWDVVGRKVAKQRFLNELYELARGSMGLPVPVDSPAVMTYRLQIQRYLDLTAQRKDLERGAEQLLSPNPDYRRLRTLPGVGPIIALTILAESGDLRRFRHHRQYLAFCGFNLAASQSGQSKSSYRLSKRGNARLRYAFWLAAAVAMRMRENSFRTKYERYIRSNPTDADLRRKARTAVAAKMARVAHALIKQETDYRGYYEAAIPGGGTLLTRAVGPVGIP